GTTCACACACCTCGGCGCGAAAAACGACGTTGGCCATGGCCTGGGCCGGCCCGTCGTGAATTTCCCGCGCCACGCGGCGGCGCTCCTCTTCCTGGGCCTTGATGATCTTAACGCCGAATGCCTGGCGCTGCTGTAGCGTCCCCAGGTGGGTCAGCACATTTTCCATCTGGCTGCCGAGAAAACCAAGCGCCGCTCCGACCTGCGCCACTAAACTCTCGGCCCGCTCCACGGTATTTTTCAGGTTGCGCAGGCGCAGTTCAAGCTCGTCGCGCTGCCGCCGCAAGGCTGCCTCCTGCTCCCGGGCGACGGCCAGTTCGACCTGCAGCTGGCTGGCTTCGTCATAGGCGGCCTTGACATCGGCTTCCGAATAAATGGTGAAATTGCGGCTCACTTCCATCAGCCGCAACCTAGCCCGCCGCTCGCGGCGCTCCAATTCGTCAACCTTAAAAATAATATCGGCCGTAGCTTGTTTAACGCGCTCAATGTCTTTTTTCACATGTTCCATCTCAACTCGGGCCGCCTCATAGATATCGAAAATTTGAGCCTTGCCTTTCTCCACGGCGGCAATAGTCTGTTTCACGATTTTATCCAGCAGTTTGACATCAAGTTGTTGCTGCATAGCGCGCCACCTTTAGACATTTTTTTAATGACAATTCGGCGACGGCAACCGTTTCCCTGCCGTCAAAAGAACAAAAGCGCCAGCGCGCCTTTTTAACAAAACCGCGAAGGACGCTAAGGCCGCAAAGGGTATACCGGGCGCGACGCATGTCGCGCCAAAAAAGAAAAATCCTTTGCGCACCTTCGCGCTCTTTGCGAACTACCCTGAAAAGCGTAAAACCGCAAAGGCCGCGAAGAACGCAAAGGGCTACGCGCGCGACAGTTGTCGCGCGAGATTAGTTCATAAACTTACTTTTCATTCTTTGTGGTGCTAACTGTTGGCATGATTATCTTTGCGGTTATAAACTTATACTTCCTGATATAGTACAAAAGGAGCCGACCGGCCCCTTCAGACATCAATATTGACTATCCGACGGATTAACAGCACGCCGATAATTTGGCTTACGACCGCGCCGGCCACCAAGGCCCGGCCCAGCGGGTGGGTAAACAATACCTGCATATAGCCGGGATTAAGGGCGTAAATGATCAGACCAAGCGCAAAGGGTAACAGCCCGATAATGACGCCGGAAATCCGCCCCTGCGCGGTTAAAGTTTTGATTTCCCCCTTGATTTTGATCCGACTGCGAATGGTATTGGCAATATTATCCAGAACTTCCGCCAAGTTGCCGCCCACCTGCCGCTGGATAAGCACCGCCGTCACCACCAGGTCGATGTCGTCGCTATCAACCCGTTTGGCCAGGTTATTCAGGGCCTCCTCGGTCGTAACGCCCAGGTTCATTTCCCGCAGGACCCGGGCAAATTCGGCGGCAATGGGTGGCGGCATTTCCCGCGACACCATCTCAATCGACTGCAGAAAGCTGTAGCCGGTGCGCAGCGAGTTGGCGATAAGAATTAGGGCGTCGCCCAGCTGGTCATTAAACGCTTTCGTCCGCCGCTCCACTTTAACGCGCAGCACAAGAAGCGGCACGAAATAGCCGATAATGGCGCCAATAACCGCAAACATCAACCGGCCGCGGGCAAGGGCAACCAGCGTCAGCATTCCCATGAGCGCCGAGCCGGCGCAAATGACCAAAAACTCGGAACCGCGGAGCGGCAACCCGGCCTGCATGAGCCGGTGCTCCAGCCGCCGCGACCACTGAAAAGATTCAAAATGCCTGCTAAGCTGGCGCACCAGGCTGCGCCAAACCCCCATGGCCGGGGCCACCGCTTGTTCCGGCCGGAGTGACGCCGGCGCCGGCGGCTTTGCCACATAGCGGCTAATGCGCATTTTTACTTCGCGGCGGGCGACCGTGCCGAAATGATACAGCCCGACGACCGCGACGAACACCGTAATAAAGGCAGCCGCGACAATCAGCGTTAGCATAAATTCCCTCCGTTAGCCGAAGAGACGCTTAATTTTGTGAACAACGCCGCGCGGCTCTGGTTCGGCCTTCCAGTCACCGCTGGCAATGGTGCGGGCCAAGTGAAAAATACTCTGGGACACGGCCGCCTCGGGATGGGAGACAACAAATGGCACGCCGCGGTTGACGGAAGCGACCACGGTTTTGCCGTCGCTTGGCAGGGTGGCCACAAAGGCATGGCGCAGGCTTTCCTCCACTTCCCGGACGTCCATGCCGCATTCGGCGTTGGCACGGTTAAGCACCAGCTTGAATTTGTCGTCCGTATAGCCGAGCGACTCCATAATCTCCAGGCACAATTTGACGTTTTTGACGGTGGGCAAATCCATGGCCGACACTACGAGCACCAAGTCGGAAGCGTCGAGCACCGCCAGCATGGCGTCGCTGAACGACGGCGCCGTATCGACAATAATGTATTTGAAGCAGGTTTTCATGGTCTTCAAAATGGCGGCAAGATGGCCGGCGGTCACCGTTTCCGCCTGCTCAGGCCGCAGCGGCGCCGCCAGCACTTTAACCTGCTCGCTGTAGGACGCAAGATAACTGTCAAGCACCTTCGCGTCCGGCTCATCGCCGTCCCGCACCAGGTCGGCGATCGTGGCCTGGGGCAAGATGTTAAGAAATAACGCCACATCGCCAAACTGGAGGTCGGCGTCGACGATACCCACTTTGGCCCCTGTGCGCGCGGCCAAAGCGACGGCAAGGTTGGTGGCAATGGTCGTTTTGCCGATGCCCCCTTTGGTGCTGAAAACGGTGATGATTTTGCCCGGTTCTACCGGTTTGGGTT
This genomic interval from Sporolituus thermophilus DSM 23256 contains the following:
- a CDS encoding response regulator, which translates into the protein MAEKIRVLIADDSAATRENIRKLMEFHPEITVAGLAADAAEAIAKARELRPDIILMDINMPGMDGIAATEIITTEALPASIIIMSVQGEQEYLRRAMIAGAKDYLIKPFTGDELVQAVKRVYNNEQRRRSVLKFEPKPVEPGKIITVFSTKGGIGKTTIATNLAVALAARTGAKVGIVDADLQFGDVALFLNILPQATIADLVRDGDEPDAKVLDSYLASYSEQVKVLAAPLRPEQAETVTAGHLAAILKTMKTCFKYIIVDTAPSFSDAMLAVLDASDLVLVVSAMDLPTVKNVKLCLEIMESLGYTDDKFKLVLNRANAECGMDVREVEESLRHAFVATLPSDGKTVVASVNRGVPFVVSHPEAAVSQSIFHLARTIASGDWKAEPEPRGVVHKIKRLFG
- a CDS encoding type II secretion system F family protein; translation: MLTLIVAAAFITVFVAVVGLYHFGTVARREVKMRISRYVAKPPAPASLRPEQAVAPAMGVWRSLVRQLSRHFESFQWSRRLEHRLMQAGLPLRGSEFLVICAGSALMGMLTLVALARGRLMFAVIGAIIGYFVPLLVLRVKVERRTKAFNDQLGDALILIANSLRTGYSFLQSIEMVSREMPPPIAAEFARVLREMNLGVTTEEALNNLAKRVDSDDIDLVVTAVLIQRQVGGNLAEVLDNIANTIRSRIKIKGEIKTLTAQGRISGVIIGLLPFALGLIIYALNPGYMQVLFTHPLGRALVAGAVVSQIIGVLLIRRIVNIDV
- a CDS encoding sensor histidine kinase, whose protein sequence is MQQQLDVKLLDKIVKQTIAAVEKGKAQIFDIYEAARVEMEHVKKDIERVKQATADIIFKVDELERRERRARLRLMEVSRNFTIYSEADVKAAYDEASQLQVELAVAREQEAALRRQRDELELRLRNLKNTVERAESLVAQVGAALGFLGSQMENVLTHLGTLQQRQAFGVKIIKAQEEERRRVAREIHDGPAQAMANVVFRAEVCERLIDTDIARAKAELRELREQVRLCLKETRKIIFDLRPMTLDDLGLVPTLRRVLDTLKERTGLIAELKVLGEEKRLDSHIEIGVFRVIQEALTNVEKHAKATAVWVRIDFRPGVVSVVVEDDGRGFDGLENVGSESFGLMGMRERVSILGGELKIASEKGKGTKVFLKVPLR